The sequence CCCGGCCTCTTGAGCATTTAGAGCAGATTCCAAAGAATTGGCACAAACTTCTATAAGCATATTGCTATATTTATCAGGACTAAAAATAAACATCCAAATCATGCAAAGACGCAAGTTTCTCAAAAAATCAAGCCTTACCACAGCAGGATTATTGTCCGCTCCCATTCTCGCATCATGTAAGACCGAAAATAAACCCACAAGTATTCCTATTCCAATAGCAGCCAGAAAACCTGTTGCTATTTGTACATGGAACTTTATGAATGCCACGGCAAAAGCTTGGGAAGTTCTTGAAAAAGGAGGCAATGCGTTGGATGCTGTTGAGCAAGGTGTTATGGTAGAGGAAGCAGATGTCACCAACGAAACCGTTGGTGTAGGTGGTAGACCAGATAGAGAAGGAAATGTAACCTTAGACGCCTGTATTATGGATAAAGATGGTAACTGTGGGTCTGTAGTGTATCTTCAAAACATTGCACACCCGGTATCCGTAGCGCGTAAAGTCATGGAAGAGACTCCTCATATTATTCTTGCAGGAAAGGGAGCAGAACAGTTTGCTTATGAAAAGGGGTTTGAAAAAACCGACTTGCTTACAGAAAGTACCAGAAAGCAATACGAAGAATGGAAAAAGGAATCCAAATACGAGACTGTCATCAACATTGAAAATCATGACACCATTGGCATGCTTGCCATTGACTCCAATGGTGATATTGCCGGTGCTTGTACCACTAGTGGTATGGCGTATAAGGTCGCAGGGCGTGTAGGGGACTCACCCATTATTGGAGCAGGGCTTTATGTGGACAATGAAGTTGGTGGCGCTACAGCTACGGGAGTTGGCGAAGAGGTTATTAGAACCGTAGGAAGTTTTTTAATTGTAGAATTGATGCGTCAAGGCAAAAGCCCTCAAGAAGCATGCGAAGAAGGTGTAAAGCGAATCATGAAAAAAAATGAGGGTCGTGAAGATTTCCAAATTGGTTTTTTGGCCATTAACAAACAAGGTGAAACCGGGGGTTACTGTGTTCATCCAGGCTTCACTTATAGAGAATATACTCAAGATGGACACGAGAATCAGCCTGTGGAGAGTTTTTACCAAAATGAGTAACCTTCTTTACTAATTTCTAGACTCTTTTTTCTACTTTTAAAAGCTGTCAACCTTTAACAATAAACTGACAATTAAATAACATGTCCGAACAAAAAAGACTCTTTCTTCTTGATGCGTTTGCCTTAATTTTTAGAGGCTATTATGCTTTGATCAAAAATCCAAGAATCAATTCTAAAGGGATGGATACTTCAGCCATTATGGGTTTTGTGAACTCCCTTTTTGATGTAATAAAACGTGAAAAGCCAGACCATCTTGCCGTATGCTTTGATAAAGGAGGTAGTGTTGAACGGACAGAACTTTTTGAAGATTACAAAGCCAATCGTGACGAAACGCCAGATGCCATTCGTATTGCAGTACCATTTATCCAAGATATTTTAAAAGCTATGCAAATTCCTGTTGTAGAATTGGAAGGTTTTGAAGCTGATGATATTATTGGCACCTTGGCCAAACAAGCGGAAAAGGAAGATTATAAAGTCTTTATGGTTACCCCGGATAAGGATTTTGGACAGTTGGTCTCTGAAAATATCTTTATGTATCGCCCTGCACGGATGGGTAACGGCATAGAAATTTGGGGAATTCCGGAAGTTCAAAAAAGATTTGGTGTTGAACGTCCAGAACAGGTAATTGATTATCTGGGCATGATGGGTGATGCCAGTGACAATATCCCGGGACTCCCGGGAGTTGGAGATAAAACCGCCAAAAAGTTCATAGCTGATTTTGGAGACATGGAAGGGCTTTTGGCCAATACCGATAAGCTGAAAGGCAAAATGAAGGAGAAGGTAGAAGAAAATGCCGAGTTGGGCAGGCTGTCCAGAAAACTGGCAGAAATTAATACAAACTGCGAAGTCACCTTCAACGCAGATGACTATGAAATGTCTGAACCCGATAGTCCCAAGGTGCAACAGATTTTTGAAGAGCTCGAATTTAGAAGATTAAAAGACCAGTTCATCAAAATTTTCTCCGAGGAAACGGTTGAAGCAAACTCTACTTTGGACACTCCCAAGGTAACTAAGCAAACGCAAGCAGCGGGAAGTGGTCAATTTAGTCTGTTTGGAGGAAGTCCGGCAGATGCACCAGCTACCATAAAAGACGAGAACAGCAGAAATACTGTTACCAATGTTACACATTTTTATCAAGGTATTGCTCCTGGATTGGGAATGAAGCTTTTTGTAGATAAATTAATGAAACAGACATCTGTTTGTTTTGATACGGAAACTACTTCCATCAATCCATTGGAAGCTGAATTGGTAGGGATTGCTTTTAGCTGGGAGGCAAAAAAAGGCTTTTATGTTCCTATTCCCGAAGATAAAGAGGCTGCCAAAGAAATTTTGGAACAGCTTCGTCCTTTCTTTGACTCTGAAGCGATAGAAAAAATTGGCCAAAACCTGAAATATGACATCAAAGTGATGAATAACTATGGTGTTGAAGTAAAAGGGAAATTGTTTGACACCATGTTGGCGCATTATTTGATCAATCCGGACATGCGTCACAATATGGATGTATTGGCAGAAACATATCTCAACTATACACCAGTTTCCATTACAGAGCTCATAGGTAAAAAAGGCAAAAACCAATTGAGCATGCGACAAGTTCCTTTGGAAAAGCAAACTGAGTATGCTTCGGAAGACGCTGATATTACATTTCAACTGGCAGGTCATTTTAGACCAGAATTGGTGGAGGCCAAAACTGAAAAGTTATTTGAAGAGATTGAAGTTCCTCTGCTTAGGGTTTTAGCGGATATGGAAACAGAAGGTATCAATCTAAATAAAGACTTTTTAAATTCTCTTTCTGAAGAATTAGACAATGATATTAAAAACCTTGAAAGCAAAATTTATGAAGAGGCTGGACAGGAGTTCAATATTGCGTCACCAAAACAATTGGGCGAAATTTTGTTTGATAAATTAAAACTGGTCGATAAACCCAAGAAGACCAAAACAGGTCAATATTCTACCGCAGAAGATGTGCTTTCTTATTTGGCCAAAGACCATGAGATTATTCAAAATGTATTAAATTACCGTGGGCTTGCAAAATTAAAAAGCACCTATGTTGATGCTTTGCCCAACGAAGTACAACAACATAGCGGAAGAGTACATACAGATTATATGCAAACCGTAGCTGCCACTGGTCGACTGAGCAGTAACAATCCTAATTTACAGAACATTCCCATCCGTACGGAACGAGGTAGACAAGTGCGCAAAGCGTTTATTCCAAGGGATGAAAACTATACACTCTTGGCAGCTGATTATTCACAAATAGAGCTCAGGATTATTGCGGCTTTAAGTGAGGAAGATACCATGATAGAAGCTTTTAAAAATGGGGAGGATATTCATGCCTCCACAGCTTCTAGGGTTTTTAATGTTCCTATTGAAGAAGTTACCCGTGAACAAAGAGGTAATGCTAAAACGGTCAACTTTGGAATTATCTATGGAGTTTCCGCTTTTGGATTGAGTAACCAAACAGATTTGACAAGGGCAGAATCCAAAGAATTAATAGAAACCTATTACAAAACCTATCCCAAATTGCGCAACTATATGGGTGAGCAGGTAGATTTTGCTCGTGATAATGGTTATGTACAGACTGTATTAGGACGGCGCAGATATTTAAAAGACATCAATGCTGGAAACCAAGTGGTACGCGGAGCAGCGGAGCGAAATGCCGTAAATGCCCCTATTCAAGGAAGTGCAGCGGATATTATTAAAATTGCTATGATCAATATCCATAAGAAACTAACTGAAGGCAACTACAAAACCAAAATGTTGTTACAGGTACATGATGAATTGGTTTTTGATGCATACAAACCAGAACTGGAAGAAGTAAAAAGCCTTATTAAAACTGAAATGGAGAATGCTCACATCCTTTCCGTTCCTTTAGATGTGGAAGTGGGCATTGGCGATAATTGGTTAGAGGCACATTAATACTTTCATAGTAAACACGAATACAGACATGTCTAAATCTAACTATTTCATAGCATTTTTATTGGTTAATTGCTTAAGTATAAACCTCATTGTATCGCAAGTAGATACGGTAATGGTTTTTAGCAAGTCCATGAATAAAACTATTCCTAACATAGTCATTACTCCAAAGGATTATATAAATCAAAATAAGAAATTCCCCGTTTTGTATTTATTGCATGGCGCAGGAGGAGATTATGCAGGTTGGGCATCCTACGTTCCAGAAGTAAAAGCATATGCAGATAAATTTAATATGATTATCGTATGCCCAGATGGAGGCGATACAAGCTGGTATTTTGATAGCCCTATTGATTCTAAAATGAAATATGAGACTTATGTTTCCAAGGAATTA is a genomic window of Flagellimonas sp. CMM7 containing:
- the polA gene encoding DNA polymerase I, producing MSEQKRLFLLDAFALIFRGYYALIKNPRINSKGMDTSAIMGFVNSLFDVIKREKPDHLAVCFDKGGSVERTELFEDYKANRDETPDAIRIAVPFIQDILKAMQIPVVELEGFEADDIIGTLAKQAEKEDYKVFMVTPDKDFGQLVSENIFMYRPARMGNGIEIWGIPEVQKRFGVERPEQVIDYLGMMGDASDNIPGLPGVGDKTAKKFIADFGDMEGLLANTDKLKGKMKEKVEENAELGRLSRKLAEINTNCEVTFNADDYEMSEPDSPKVQQIFEELEFRRLKDQFIKIFSEETVEANSTLDTPKVTKQTQAAGSGQFSLFGGSPADAPATIKDENSRNTVTNVTHFYQGIAPGLGMKLFVDKLMKQTSVCFDTETTSINPLEAELVGIAFSWEAKKGFYVPIPEDKEAAKEILEQLRPFFDSEAIEKIGQNLKYDIKVMNNYGVEVKGKLFDTMLAHYLINPDMRHNMDVLAETYLNYTPVSITELIGKKGKNQLSMRQVPLEKQTEYASEDADITFQLAGHFRPELVEAKTEKLFEEIEVPLLRVLADMETEGINLNKDFLNSLSEELDNDIKNLESKIYEEAGQEFNIASPKQLGEILFDKLKLVDKPKKTKTGQYSTAEDVLSYLAKDHEIIQNVLNYRGLAKLKSTYVDALPNEVQQHSGRVHTDYMQTVAATGRLSSNNPNLQNIPIRTERGRQVRKAFIPRDENYTLLAADYSQIELRIIAALSEEDTMIEAFKNGEDIHASTASRVFNVPIEEVTREQRGNAKTVNFGIIYGVSAFGLSNQTDLTRAESKELIETYYKTYPKLRNYMGEQVDFARDNGYVQTVLGRRRYLKDINAGNQVVRGAAERNAVNAPIQGSAADIIKIAMINIHKKLTEGNYKTKMLLQVHDELVFDAYKPELEEVKSLIKTEMENAHILSVPLDVEVGIGDNWLEAH
- a CDS encoding isoaspartyl peptidase/L-asparaginase family protein encodes the protein MQRRKFLKKSSLTTAGLLSAPILASCKTENKPTSIPIPIAARKPVAICTWNFMNATAKAWEVLEKGGNALDAVEQGVMVEEADVTNETVGVGGRPDREGNVTLDACIMDKDGNCGSVVYLQNIAHPVSVARKVMEETPHIILAGKGAEQFAYEKGFEKTDLLTESTRKQYEEWKKESKYETVINIENHDTIGMLAIDSNGDIAGACTTSGMAYKVAGRVGDSPIIGAGLYVDNEVGGATATGVGEEVIRTVGSFLIVELMRQGKSPQEACEEGVKRIMKKNEGREDFQIGFLAINKQGETGGYCVHPGFTYREYTQDGHENQPVESFYQNE